From one Halosimplex rubrum genomic stretch:
- a CDS encoding aryl-sulfate sulfotransferase produces MDVSRGSALVLLGVGLFVATMVVGAATAPSGSAGGVDAPATPTPSSDDTAAPSDPDATAAPSGTPSSDEPQTLVGNQGGWVTHGSVVAFDGRSVAWRNTQADGYFEVSRLDNGSVLAAFANESSEDCGDRSAPCARTGYRVIEPGSGEILSEYSFPVGSITNSEVHAADATGSGGIVYTDMDAERVVVVENGTEVWEWRASERYEAPDDPTSRDWLHINDVDSIGDGRFLVSVRNANQLLIVERGDGVVEVINEDDGTSDANCLKSGRLTDADGDGDVRCGDPSVIKEQHNPQWLGDGAVLVADSENDRVVELHRTDDGDWEPVWAVDRAGGIALTWPRDADRLPNGNTLIADSRNRRVIEVNPQGEMVWNVSVGAAARSGPGIVYEADRLPYGEYAGSYDGGSTPTDGTATATATEGGTATPTKTPLPRMTAANGSAALTAPDDKIPLLSEAVAGLQGTFAWVPIWFGELHLAATALGLVFVLVGGVDHLLSARGVSLPGRE; encoded by the coding sequence ATGGACGTATCGCGCGGCAGCGCTCTGGTCTTGCTCGGCGTCGGCCTCTTCGTCGCGACGATGGTCGTCGGCGCCGCGACCGCTCCCTCCGGGTCCGCCGGCGGCGTCGACGCCCCGGCGACCCCCACGCCCTCCTCGGACGACACCGCGGCCCCGTCGGACCCCGACGCCACGGCCGCTCCGTCCGGCACGCCCTCGTCCGACGAGCCCCAGACGCTCGTCGGCAACCAGGGCGGCTGGGTGACCCACGGCAGCGTCGTCGCCTTCGACGGCCGGTCGGTGGCCTGGCGCAACACGCAGGCCGACGGCTACTTCGAGGTGAGCAGGCTCGACAACGGGAGCGTCCTCGCCGCCTTCGCCAACGAGAGCTCCGAGGACTGTGGCGACCGCTCGGCCCCGTGCGCTCGGACGGGCTACCGGGTCATCGAGCCCGGGAGCGGCGAGATCCTCTCGGAGTACAGCTTCCCGGTCGGCTCGATCACCAACAGCGAGGTCCACGCCGCCGACGCCACCGGGTCGGGCGGCATCGTCTACACCGACATGGACGCCGAACGGGTCGTCGTGGTCGAGAACGGCACCGAGGTCTGGGAGTGGCGCGCCAGCGAGCGCTACGAGGCGCCCGACGACCCGACGAGCCGCGACTGGCTGCACATCAACGACGTGGACTCCATCGGCGACGGGCGCTTCCTCGTCTCGGTACGCAACGCCAACCAGCTCCTGATCGTCGAGCGCGGCGACGGCGTCGTCGAGGTGATCAACGAGGACGACGGGACGAGCGACGCCAACTGTCTCAAGAGCGGGCGGCTCACCGACGCCGACGGCGACGGCGACGTGCGCTGTGGCGACCCGAGCGTCATCAAGGAGCAGCACAACCCGCAGTGGCTGGGCGACGGCGCGGTGCTGGTGGCCGACAGCGAGAACGACCGCGTCGTCGAGCTCCACCGCACCGACGACGGCGACTGGGAGCCCGTCTGGGCGGTCGACCGGGCCGGCGGTATCGCCCTCACCTGGCCCCGCGACGCCGACCGCCTCCCCAACGGCAACACGCTGATCGCCGACTCGCGCAACCGGCGCGTGATCGAGGTCAACCCCCAGGGCGAGATGGTCTGGAACGTCTCGGTCGGCGCCGCCGCCCGGAGCGGCCCCGGCATCGTCTACGAGGCCGACCGGCTCCCCTACGGCGAGTACGCGGGCAGCTACGACGGCGGTTCGACGCCGACCGACGGCACCGCCACCGCTACCGCCACCGAGGGCGGGACCGCGACGCCGACGAAGACGCCCCTACCGCGGATGACCGCCGCGAACGGCTCCGCGGCCCTGACCGCCCCGGACGACAAGATCCCGCTGCTCTCCGAAGCGGTCGCCGGTCTCCAGGGCACCTTCGCCTGGGTCCCCATCTGGTTCGGCGAACTCCACCTCGCCGCGACGGCGCTCGGACTCGTGTTCGTCCTCGTCGGCGGCGTCGACCACCTGCTCTCGGCCCGCGGCGTCTCACTGCCCGGCCGGGAGTAG
- a CDS encoding DUF7350 domain-containing protein translates to MHRRRFLAAGAAAASVGLAGCRSLFQTRSARSPPLVEDRPDAVYVPSHVEGMEMVGMGSAGDFRVALTYSYPHRFWLVSGDSTEKVEIEGSDSLHLMTTVWDPETETVLPHGSVTATITLDGETLTSGKSLWPMLSQNMGVHAGDNLELDGAGTYDVDVTVPPLPTRRAGAFDGRFDELGNASFSLEFSQSALEEISYETLPDRQGERDALDPMSMDMMPVSATPAPGEMPGTVVGEGSSGDARFVVARLESPPAGVDGEGSYLAVSMRTPYNGNPIPQASLSATVTRDGTTRYDGSLTPTVDPDLGYHYGAVADVESGDDLTLSVDAVPQIARHEGYETAFLSFDELSLTVGE, encoded by the coding sequence ATGCACAGACGACGCTTCCTCGCCGCGGGCGCCGCCGCGGCGTCGGTGGGGCTCGCAGGGTGTCGGTCGCTCTTTCAGACCCGCTCGGCGCGGTCGCCGCCGCTGGTCGAAGACCGGCCCGACGCCGTCTACGTCCCCAGCCACGTCGAGGGGATGGAGATGGTCGGGATGGGATCCGCCGGCGACTTCCGAGTCGCACTGACCTACAGCTACCCCCATCGGTTCTGGCTCGTCAGCGGTGACAGCACCGAGAAGGTCGAGATCGAGGGGTCGGACTCGCTGCACCTCATGACGACCGTCTGGGACCCTGAGACGGAGACCGTCCTCCCGCACGGCTCGGTCACGGCGACGATCACGCTCGACGGCGAGACGCTCACCAGCGGCAAGTCGCTGTGGCCGATGCTCTCCCAGAACATGGGCGTCCACGCCGGCGACAACCTCGAACTCGACGGCGCGGGCACCTACGACGTCGACGTGACGGTCCCGCCGCTCCCGACCCGTCGCGCGGGCGCCTTCGACGGCCGCTTCGATGAACTGGGCAACGCCTCGTTCTCCCTGGAGTTCTCCCAGTCGGCGCTGGAGGAGATTTCCTACGAGACGCTGCCCGACCGGCAGGGCGAGCGCGACGCGCTCGACCCCATGTCGATGGACATGATGCCCGTCTCCGCGACGCCCGCACCCGGGGAGATGCCGGGGACCGTCGTCGGCGAGGGCTCCAGCGGCGACGCCCGGTTCGTCGTCGCGCGACTGGAGTCGCCGCCGGCCGGCGTGGACGGCGAGGGGTCGTATCTCGCAGTCTCGATGCGGACGCCGTACAACGGTAATCCGATCCCGCAGGCGTCGCTGTCGGCGACGGTCACGCGCGACGGGACGACCCGCTACGACGGGTCGCTCACCCCCACCGTCGACCCCGACCTGGGGTATCACTACGGCGCCGTCGCGGACGTGGAGTCCGGCGACGACCTGACGCTCTCGGTCGACGCCGTCCCGCAGATCGCCCGCCACGAGGGCTACGAGACCGCGTTCCTGTCGTTCGACGAGCTGTCGCTGACGGTGGGTGAATAG
- a CDS encoding DUF7405 family protein, with protein sequence MPPSRQRGVSRREFVKAAVAIGGSAALSACLGRESPDLPQGPDDLSGLPRRQHAWNDALRTDDHGNHVPPKHHLLVYLDYAGDGTPTGTDRETVETALRSLERAYPPNTDDGDIGLLSTIGYAPAYFERFEGGLPESVDLPAPEALAPFEDPVPDEPDAVVHLASDYGSVVLAAEEGLLGERSSVNGREMDATFDGVFERAALAEDGRARRTGFIGDGLPADNQDVAGIPDSEPVPEESPLYMGFESGFEKTQATEDRVTIADGPFAGGTTQHVSSMDLNLTQWYEQDSREHREASMFCPAHAENGAIEGTGENLGNSSGVGGCAETVEEDAREGVVGHAQKNARAREDGRPVMLRRDFDSTDGDRAGLHFLALQESIADFVGTREAMNGTDAAAEGAVGQRANNGILQYINVRRRGNYLLPPRESRALPTPRPGE encoded by the coding sequence ATGCCACCCAGTCGCCAGCGCGGGGTCTCGCGCCGGGAGTTCGTCAAGGCCGCCGTCGCCATCGGCGGGTCCGCGGCGCTGTCGGCCTGTCTCGGTCGGGAGAGCCCCGACCTCCCGCAGGGACCCGACGACCTCTCGGGACTACCCCGCCGCCAGCACGCCTGGAACGACGCCCTCCGCACCGACGACCACGGCAACCACGTCCCGCCGAAACACCACCTCCTGGTCTATCTCGACTACGCCGGCGACGGGACGCCCACCGGGACCGATCGCGAGACCGTCGAGACCGCCCTCCGGTCGCTCGAACGCGCCTACCCGCCCAATACCGACGACGGCGACATCGGCCTCCTCTCGACGATCGGCTACGCCCCCGCCTACTTCGAGCGCTTCGAGGGGGGACTGCCCGAGAGCGTCGACCTGCCGGCGCCCGAGGCGCTCGCGCCCTTCGAGGACCCCGTCCCGGACGAACCCGACGCCGTCGTCCACCTCGCCAGCGACTACGGCTCGGTCGTCCTCGCCGCCGAGGAAGGGTTGCTCGGCGAGCGCTCGTCCGTCAACGGTCGCGAGATGGACGCCACCTTCGACGGCGTCTTCGAGCGGGCCGCCCTCGCCGAGGACGGCCGCGCGCGCCGGACCGGGTTCATCGGCGACGGCCTCCCCGCCGACAACCAGGACGTGGCGGGGATCCCCGATTCGGAGCCAGTCCCCGAGGAGTCGCCGCTGTACATGGGGTTCGAGTCGGGCTTCGAGAAGACCCAGGCCACCGAGGACCGGGTCACCATCGCCGATGGCCCCTTCGCCGGTGGCACCACCCAGCACGTCTCCTCGATGGACCTCAACCTCACCCAGTGGTACGAGCAGGACAGCCGCGAGCACCGCGAGGCGTCGATGTTCTGTCCGGCCCACGCCGAGAACGGCGCGATCGAGGGGACCGGCGAGAACCTCGGGAACTCCAGCGGCGTCGGCGGCTGCGCCGAGACGGTCGAAGAGGACGCCCGCGAGGGGGTCGTCGGCCACGCCCAGAAGAACGCCCGCGCCCGGGAGGACGGCCGCCCGGTCATGCTCCGCCGGGACTTCGACTCGACCGACGGCGACCGCGCGGGCCTGCACTTCCTCGCGTTGCAGGAGTCGATCGCCGACTTCGTCGGCACCCGCGAGGCGATGAACGGCACCGACGCCGCCGCCGAGGGCGCCGTCGGCCAGCGCGCCAACAACGGCATCCTCCAGTACATCAACGTCCGCCGGCGGGGCAACTACCTCCTCCCGCCACGGGAGTCGCGGGCGCTCCCGACGCCCCGCCCCGGCGAGTGA
- a CDS encoding winged helix-turn-helix transcriptional regulator, with protein sequence MTDTDTRARVAAHVADNPGVYFSELVRRLDLAPGQVQYHLRKLDDRVVAADLYGRTHYYPPDCDAFERRALAVLHRETAADIVVFLLRNGPTPAAEAADGVGVARSTLEWHLERLTDLDLVAKRRDERGRVTLVLEAPEETARLLRTVEPSLPARLVDRFTRLVDRLLAE encoded by the coding sequence ATGACCGACACCGACACTCGCGCCCGTGTGGCCGCCCACGTCGCGGACAACCCGGGCGTCTACTTCAGCGAACTCGTCCGCCGGCTCGACCTGGCGCCCGGACAGGTCCAGTACCACCTGCGGAAGCTCGACGACCGCGTCGTCGCCGCCGACCTCTACGGCCGCACCCACTACTACCCGCCCGACTGCGACGCCTTCGAGCGGCGCGCGCTCGCGGTCCTCCACCGCGAGACCGCCGCCGACATCGTCGTCTTCCTTCTCCGGAACGGGCCGACGCCCGCCGCCGAGGCCGCCGACGGCGTCGGCGTCGCCCGGAGCACGCTGGAGTGGCACCTCGAACGGCTGACCGACCTCGACCTCGTCGCCAAGCGCCGCGACGAGCGCGGCCGCGTGACCCTCGTGCTCGAAGCGCCCGAGGAGACCGCCCGACTGCTTCGCACCGTCGAGCCGTCGCTGCCGGCGCGACTGGTCGACCGGTTCACCCGTCTGGTCGACCGCCTGCTCGCCGAGTAG
- a CDS encoding DUF7471 family protein: MTPLRPVAHAAPSPDPGLLGVHLLAGVGSGLLLALAVAALGQRGSRSYLLVVLALAALLARTLVSALAMFGPLDAGMHHFAEHALDAMLATFLLGAIYYARSAGPSAPEEPQ, translated from the coding sequence GTGACACCGCTGCGCCCGGTCGCCCACGCCGCGCCCTCGCCGGACCCCGGCCTGCTCGGCGTCCACCTGCTGGCGGGCGTCGGATCGGGGCTCCTGCTCGCGCTGGCGGTCGCGGCGCTCGGCCAGCGGGGCTCCCGGTCGTATCTCCTGGTCGTCCTCGCGCTGGCCGCCCTGCTCGCCCGTACGCTCGTCTCCGCGCTCGCGATGTTCGGCCCGCTCGACGCCGGCATGCACCACTTCGCCGAGCACGCCCTCGACGCCATGCTCGCGACGTTCCTGCTCGGCGCCATCTACTACGCGCGTTCGGCCGGCCCGAGCGCCCCCGAGGAGCCGCAGTGA
- a CDS encoding ZIP family metal transporter produces the protein MSGPVEMLVETLGSQRLVVQALVGGLVIAGLNLLGASLVFVWRDPSERALDGALGFAAGVMLSASFTSLILPGIEATPGGNPLPVLGGVLLGALALDRADVLVPHAHYLLTGKRRADAADPGDGLPIDDDRLASVVLFILAITLHNMPEGLAVGVGFGSAAAGDASIGSAVALMLAIGIQNIPEGLAVSVAAVNAGLDRRFYAAVTGIRSGLVEIPLVLLGALAVTLAAPILPYAMGFAAGAMLFVISDEIVPETHLRGNERVATLGTMAGVVVMLYLDVSLG, from the coding sequence ATGTCCGGACCGGTCGAGATGCTCGTCGAGACGCTCGGGTCCCAGCGGCTCGTGGTCCAGGCGCTGGTCGGCGGACTCGTCATCGCCGGGCTCAACCTCCTGGGCGCGTCGCTGGTGTTCGTCTGGCGCGACCCCTCCGAGCGCGCGCTGGACGGCGCGCTTGGCTTCGCCGCCGGCGTCATGCTCTCGGCGAGTTTCACCAGCCTGATCCTCCCGGGGATCGAAGCGACGCCCGGCGGCAACCCCCTGCCGGTGCTCGGCGGCGTCCTCCTCGGCGCGCTCGCCCTGGACCGAGCGGACGTGCTCGTCCCGCACGCACACTACCTGCTGACCGGGAAGCGCCGGGCGGACGCGGCCGACCCCGGCGACGGCCTGCCCATCGACGACGACCGCCTCGCCTCCGTCGTCCTGTTCATTCTCGCTATTACCCTGCACAACATGCCCGAGGGGCTCGCCGTGGGGGTCGGCTTCGGCTCGGCGGCGGCCGGCGACGCCTCCATCGGGAGCGCCGTCGCGCTCATGCTCGCCATCGGCATCCAGAACATCCCCGAGGGACTGGCCGTCTCGGTCGCCGCGGTCAACGCGGGCCTCGACCGCCGCTTCTACGCCGCCGTCACCGGGATCCGTTCGGGACTCGTCGAGATACCGCTGGTCCTGCTGGGCGCGCTGGCGGTGACGCTCGCGGCGCCGATCCTGCCCTACGCGATGGGCTTCGCCGCCGGCGCGATGCTGTTCGTCATCAGCGACGAGATCGTCCCCGAGACCCACCTCCGGGGCAACGAGCGAGTCGCGACGCTCGGGACGATGGCCGGCGTCGTCGTCATGCTGTATCTCGACGTGTCGCTCGGGTAG
- a CDS encoding rubrerythrin family protein, with translation MNGQELLEAVREARATELDRLGSDKYLIAATGADLERAPVLRSVAESAASGRDTFSEWAEEATGDAASAFGTTAAAETEQFDRVVASLAELPNDDADAAATIDGTDAPLHAALADTDGTVERLAAGFVGRPLVADRTLLQVINFFVNEADEGRADLARELRSDAQERLEEGVDLLESGCETDADWERARGAAESVVAAAYEGYASALEAMGVDPKPVC, from the coding sequence ATGAACGGTCAGGAACTCCTCGAAGCGGTCCGCGAGGCGCGGGCGACGGAACTCGACCGGCTGGGGTCGGACAAGTACCTCATCGCCGCGACCGGCGCCGACCTGGAGCGGGCGCCGGTCCTGCGCTCGGTCGCCGAATCGGCCGCCAGCGGTCGCGATACCTTCTCGGAGTGGGCCGAGGAGGCCACCGGCGACGCGGCCTCGGCCTTCGGGACGACCGCAGCGGCCGAGACCGAACAGTTCGACCGCGTCGTCGCCTCGTTGGCCGAGTTACCGAACGACGACGCCGACGCCGCGGCGACCATCGACGGGACGGACGCGCCGCTACACGCCGCGCTGGCCGACACCGACGGGACCGTCGAGCGGCTGGCGGCGGGGTTCGTCGGCCGTCCGCTGGTCGCCGACCGGACGCTGCTGCAGGTGATCAACTTCTTCGTCAACGAAGCCGACGAGGGCCGGGCGGACCTGGCGCGGGAGCTGCGGAGCGACGCACAGGAACGGCTCGAGGAAGGTGTCGACCTGCTCGAGTCGGGCTGCGAGACGGACGCCGACTGGGAACGCGCCCGGGGGGCCGCCGAGAGCGTGGTCGCGGCCGCCTACGAGGGGTACGCGAGCGCGCTCGAAGCGATGGGCGTCGACCCGAAGCCGGTCTGCTAA
- a CDS encoding dCTP deaminase/dUTPase family protein, whose amino-acid sequence MTDLTAFVDGIVHEPTQTEGRGLDLTVAEVYEVAEPGRVDFGGGELEAADLDPHDRQYRDEDDDYEWWHLDAGQYLIEYNESLSVPEDSVARVQTRDAVVARGAFHPTLALSSLAHVPLSVGGAGLRLKENARVSTVVGVERD is encoded by the coding sequence GTGACAGACTTGACGGCGTTCGTCGACGGGATCGTCCACGAGCCGACCCAGACGGAGGGGCGCGGCCTCGACCTGACGGTGGCGGAGGTCTACGAGGTCGCCGAGCCGGGCCGCGTGGACTTCGGCGGGGGCGAACTCGAAGCGGCGGATCTCGACCCACACGACCGGCAGTACCGGGACGAGGACGACGATTACGAGTGGTGGCACCTCGACGCGGGCCAGTACCTGATCGAGTACAACGAGTCGCTTTCGGTCCCCGAGGATTCGGTCGCACGAGTACAGACGCGCGATGCCGTGGTCGCTCGCGGCGCGTTCCACCCGACGCTGGCGCTGTCGTCACTCGCGCACGTGCCACTGTCGGTCGGCGGCGCGGGACTACGGCTGAAAGAGAACGCCCGCGTCTCGACCGTGGTGGGGGTCGAACGGGACTGA
- a CDS encoding GNAT family N-acetyltransferase yields the protein MGERSAHRVKVFGIEAGRIRYDHGIDGATLRRARRMSTATVRSVRRDELDDLLELYRQLNPADPELAPEEVAGQWDEMIADADLDIVVVEHDGRLVATCLLSVTKNLTRGARPFALVENVVTREEYRGEGFGTQCVEGAVERARERGCYKVMLLTGSDEAWTHEFYESCGFDSEAKTGFTLDLR from the coding sequence ATGGGCGAGCGTTCGGCCCATCGTGTCAAAGTATTTGGGATAGAAGCGGGTCGCATCCGGTACGACCACGGGATTGACGGAGCGACCCTCCGGAGAGCGAGACGAATGTCGACGGCCACGGTTAGATCCGTTCGTCGGGACGAACTGGACGACCTGCTCGAACTGTACCGGCAGCTCAACCCCGCCGACCCGGAACTGGCTCCCGAGGAGGTAGCGGGCCAGTGGGACGAGATGATCGCCGACGCGGATCTCGACATCGTGGTCGTCGAGCACGACGGGCGGCTCGTCGCCACCTGCCTGCTGTCGGTGACGAAGAACCTGACGCGGGGCGCGCGACCGTTCGCGCTAGTCGAGAACGTGGTGACCCGCGAGGAGTATCGTGGGGAGGGATTCGGCACCCAGTGCGTCGAAGGGGCGGTCGAGCGGGCGCGCGAACGCGGCTGCTACAAGGTGATGCTGCTGACCGGGTCCGACGAGGCGTGGACACACGAGTTCTACGAGTCCTGCGGGTTCGACTCGGAGGCGAAGACGGGGTTCACGCTGGATCTACGGTGA
- a CDS encoding 30S ribosomal protein S6e, which yields MADFTVAVSDPEDGHTYQVEIDGQDANRFIGREIGEEVDGGSVGLSGYTVEITGGSDETGRPMRDDVRGTELKQIMLEGGTGYEPGRDGERKRVTVRGREVGEATRQINARIAERGGEDPAELLGDDE from the coding sequence ATGGCAGATTTCACGGTCGCCGTCTCCGACCCGGAGGACGGCCACACCTACCAGGTCGAGATCGACGGACAGGACGCCAACCGGTTCATCGGCCGCGAGATCGGTGAGGAAGTCGACGGCGGGAGCGTCGGGCTCTCGGGCTACACCGTCGAGATCACCGGCGGCTCCGACGAGACCGGTCGCCCGATGCGCGACGACGTGCGCGGCACGGAACTCAAGCAGATCATGCTCGAAGGCGGCACGGGCTACGAGCCGGGCCGCGACGGCGAGCGCAAGCGCGTCACCGTCCGCGGCCGCGAGGTCGGCGAGGCGACCCGCCAGATCAACGCCCGGATCGCCGAGCGCGGCGGCGAGGACCCCGCCGAGCTGCTCGGCGACGACGAGTAA
- a CDS encoding inorganic phosphate transporter: MASLAILVVAALASLFMAWAIGAGSSGSTPFAPAVGANAISVMRAGFVVGILGLAGAVFQGANVTEAVGQELIRGVTLSPTAAVVGLLTAATLVAIGVFAGYPIATAFTVTGAVVGVGLALGGDPAWAKYRQIAALWLAVPFVGGGIAYATARLLRSEGVPERLAVPALAGVVGIILANVEFVFLGPPGEQASVVSSAVAAIGGPSLAVGATVSLLVAACTAFALWWDVREDSQRGQRHFLLVLGGLVAFSAGGSQVGLAIGPLVPLLDPFDLPIVAVLLGGGLGLLIGSWTGAPRMIKAISQDYSSLGPRRSIAALIPSFAIAQTAVFFGIPVSFNEIIVSAIIGSGYAAGNNAVSREKMAKTVAAWVGSLALALGVSYGAFVAVDIVL, encoded by the coding sequence ATGGCATCGCTGGCGATACTGGTGGTCGCGGCTCTGGCGAGTCTGTTCATGGCGTGGGCGATCGGCGCCGGTTCCTCGGGGTCGACGCCCTTCGCACCCGCGGTCGGGGCCAACGCGATCTCGGTGATGCGGGCCGGCTTCGTCGTCGGGATCCTCGGGCTGGCCGGCGCGGTCTTTCAGGGCGCGAACGTCACCGAGGCGGTCGGACAGGAACTCATCCGCGGCGTCACGCTCTCGCCGACCGCCGCCGTGGTCGGCCTGCTGACCGCGGCGACGCTGGTCGCGATCGGCGTCTTCGCGGGCTACCCGATCGCCACCGCGTTCACCGTCACCGGCGCGGTCGTCGGGGTCGGCCTCGCGCTCGGGGGCGACCCCGCGTGGGCCAAGTACCGCCAGATCGCCGCGCTGTGGCTCGCCGTCCCGTTCGTGGGCGGCGGCATCGCCTACGCCACCGCCCGCCTGCTCAGGAGCGAGGGCGTCCCCGAGCGGCTGGCGGTCCCCGCGCTCGCCGGCGTCGTCGGCATCATCCTCGCCAACGTCGAGTTCGTCTTCCTCGGGCCGCCCGGCGAGCAGGCCTCCGTCGTCTCCTCTGCGGTCGCCGCGATCGGCGGCCCCTCGCTCGCCGTCGGCGCGACCGTCTCGCTGCTGGTCGCCGCCTGTACCGCCTTCGCCCTCTGGTGGGACGTGCGCGAGGACAGCCAACGCGGCCAGCGGCACTTCCTGCTGGTCCTCGGCGGCCTCGTCGCCTTCTCCGCTGGGGGGAGCCAGGTCGGCCTCGCGATCGGGCCGCTGGTCCCCCTGCTGGACCCGTTCGACCTCCCCATCGTCGCCGTCCTGCTGGGCGGTGGCCTCGGCCTCCTGATCGGCTCCTGGACCGGCGCGCCGCGGATGATCAAGGCTATCTCGCAGGACTACTCCTCGCTGGGCCCCCGGCGGTCGATCGCCGCGCTCATCCCCTCGTTCGCCATCGCCCAGACCGCCGTCTTCTTCGGGATCCCCGTCTCGTTCAACGAGATCATCGTCTCCGCGATCATCGGGAGCGGCTACGCCGCCGGTAACAACGCCGTCAGCCGCGAGAAGATGGCCAAGACCGTCGCCGCCTGGGTGGGGTCGTTGGCGCTGGCGCTGGGGGTCAGTTACGGGGCGTTCGTCGCCGTCGACATCGTGCTGTGA
- a CDS encoding DUF5828 family protein: MEESVSGFKTRGGWVDAVEHGERIVRALKDLREDGEDDVSLAALDEFDEWRPKSHERLDEDVNEKTADQASVEEGEGEKAGKDPDEDLQKAGEKLTESYENLEDEDTDAAVDKWSESLDYVARAADSAGRKAVRKVEDAVYRNVMTQIAPYYFDNELVSANLQRVNGDDRPEYVFEINVNDDDLKIKVSNKLADYESTVDRWHVDTEKATDAAEAAEGVEAPDLGDQADSETT, translated from the coding sequence ATGGAGGAGAGCGTCTCCGGCTTCAAGACCCGCGGGGGATGGGTCGACGCGGTCGAACACGGCGAGCGCATCGTCCGCGCGCTGAAGGACCTGCGCGAGGACGGCGAGGACGACGTGTCGCTGGCCGCCCTCGACGAGTTCGACGAGTGGCGGCCCAAGAGCCACGAGCGGCTCGACGAGGACGTCAACGAGAAGACCGCCGACCAGGCCAGCGTCGAGGAGGGAGAGGGCGAGAAGGCGGGGAAAGACCCCGACGAGGACCTCCAGAAAGCCGGCGAGAAGCTCACCGAATCCTACGAGAACCTCGAAGACGAGGACACCGACGCGGCCGTCGACAAGTGGAGCGAGTCCCTCGACTACGTCGCCCGCGCGGCCGACTCGGCCGGTCGGAAGGCCGTCCGGAAGGTCGAGGACGCGGTCTACCGCAACGTGATGACCCAGATCGCGCCCTACTACTTCGACAACGAACTCGTCAGCGCGAACCTCCAGCGGGTCAACGGCGACGACCGTCCGGAGTACGTCTTCGAGATCAACGTCAACGACGACGACCTGAAGATCAAGGTCTCGAACAAACTGGCCGACTACGAGTCGACGGTCGACCGCTGGCACGTCGACACCGAGAAGGCCACCGACGCCGCCGAGGCCGCCGAGGGCGTCGAGGCGCCCGACCTGGGGGACCAGGCCGACTCCGAGACGACCTGA